The bacterium genome contains the following window.
TGGTTACCCATATTGGCAATACCGGAACTCGTAGCCTTAAATTTGTAAACACCCAATTTCTGAAAGAGGCGGAAAGAAAAATCTTACAAATGGATATAGAAAATATTGGCGAAAGATGGCTAAACCCATTTTTATGGACCGAGCTTTATGATGAAAAAGGCAGTTATATTGGCCGGTTTGAAGATAAAAGGCAGCGGATCTATCCTGGCACTTCGGTTAGATACAAGGTTGATCTAAGCCAGGTGGTCCAAGGTCAATATAAGGCCCTGGTGGTAGCCGAGGCTGGTGATGATGATGTCTTTGGAGCGACCTATACCTTGAAAATTGAGGAGGATAAAAAACCCCCAGAGGACACAGAGAAGAAAATTTCTACGGCCTCAAGTGAGAATCAATAGCCTTCAGCCTTCAGCCTATCCACCTGAGCAGTTAGCGAGGAAGAAAAATGAGAAGGATCTTTTCTATCATTAGCCTTTGTCTTTTAACGGTTACCCCTCTTGAAGCTGAAGAAAGAGGTGTAGAAATAAGAGGCTGCGGAAAAGAATTGCTTGAGACTGAACCAGGCAGGACCATCACTACTGTCTTTCAGATAACCAATAAGAGCGCCGAGAAACAAGAATTTACCTCTGAGGTGCAGCTTCCTGAAGGATGGATACCGGTCACTCGCGATATCTCTTTTGAATTGGGGGTCAATGAAAGCGATATAAGGCTGGTGAGCTTCTTTATCCCGCAAGCCGCCTTAGCGGATAAGTATGAAGTTACTTATTTAGTTAAAGGGGGAGGATATCCTTCGACTATCAGCAACTTTTGTACTATTTATATAGTAGTTTTGCCGGTGGCCAGATTAGAAGTAAAATTATTGGAGGCTCCAGCGCATATAATTGCTGGTGAGGACTACCGAACCTCTTTTGTAGTTACCAATGAATGTAATATAGAAAATACGGTTAGTATAAAAATCGACAGTGGCGAGAACCTGCCTTTTATGGTGGATACTGAAAAGTTCACCCTGGCCCCCGGTGAATCAAAAACGATCAAGGTAGTGGTAAAGACCGAGGTAAAGATGAGAGAGCGAGTCAAACACTTCCTGGCCTTAACGGCCCAAGTCCTTAACGACCAAAAGATCCAGGCTCGAGCCATAAGTTTTGTAGAAATTATCCCCCGGATAGCTGAAGCAGAAGATTGGTTTCATAGACTGCCGGTAGAGGTAACTCTTAGGCAAGTAACTTCCAAAAATGAGGCAGACAGATCTGGACTTCGGACGCAAATCTCTGGGAAAGGGACATTAGATGAGGCAGGGAAAAAACATATCAGGTTCCTATTCAGCGGACAGGATATTGATGAGTACTGTCTTAGTTATCGGACCAAGGATTACGAATTTCATCTGGGCGACTATGGGTACTACCTCTCACCCTTAACTGAAAATAATCGTTATGGTCGGGGAATTACCGGCAAACTGAACCTAAGTAATTTTAGTTTGGGCGCCTCCTACCTAAAAACCCCCGAGATTAAACCTGAGGAGAAACAGATGGCTGGTTATATCGATTATTTAATCAGGGAGAAATACCGGATAGGTCTCAATTATCTAAAAGAAATAGGGCTGGCCAATGATGAAATGGTAAGTTTAGAAGCCCAACTTAAGCTGGCTAAAAATACTGAGGTTGAACTCGAATACGCCCTGGGGAAAAAAGACAAAGAAGATGATAAGGCCTATTGGCTCAAGGTCTCCGGTGGTCAGGACTGGATTTCTTATTACTTGAAATTTATTCAGGCCGGACCTGATTACCCGGGCCATTATGGCCATAGAGATTCTTTCTTGGCTGCCTTAACCTTTCCCCTAAAGGATAATCTTAGGTTAAATGCCAATTTTCAGCAAGAAAAGAATAAACTTGATGGGGAGCCTCTGAATAGGGATTATCAATTGGGCTTGAACTATAAATCTGAAACAAGCCCCAGTCTTTCTTTTAACTGGCGGAACCGTTATCGTGGAGACCAACTTTCCAACTCTAACCTTGACTACCAGGAGGAGAGCTTTGAATTCAGTATAGAACAGCGTTTCAAAAAGTTAAATCTTTGGGCCTCGGCTGAATCAGGAAAAATAAATAAACGGAATAAGGGGACTTCTCATTTGAAAAGATATATAGCCTCTGCCTATTTCAAGCCAACTAATAAACAATCCTACCGAGGTTATCTATCTTATGATAACCAGGGCAATTTCACGGGAGAAAAGACCCCCTGTCTAACGGCTGGATTAACCATTTCTTATCAAATAGCAGATAGGACCTTGTTTGATCTCGATCTTCAAACCAATGATTACCAGGAATCTTACCAGGGAGGAAGGGATATTTTTGAGATAAGATTGAGCCACACCTTGCCTAATGGGCATAAGATTCCGATATGTGGTCGTTATACCTCATACAAAGACTCACCGATGAAAGATGAAAGGGCGCTTACGATTGAATATATTATCCCTTTCGGCTTACCGGTAAGTAAGAAGGATACGGGTATGGTTAAAGGATATGTTTACGATGAAGAAACTAAAGAACCCCTTCCAGATATCATCATTAGAGTTAATGGGATGACGGTGGCCACTGACCAAAAGGGTAACTTCGTTTTCCCTTCCCTGAGACCAGGTAATTACTATTTACACGTAGAAAGAATGGGTCTGAACCGGATTTCGGTCCAGCAGACCCCCATAGAAGTAACGGTTGAAAGTGGGGAAAAAACCTGGGTGGAAATAGGCATAGTCCGGACGGCGGCTCTGGTGGGGCAGGTTATGGTCTATGGCCTGGAGAACAACTATAACCATAACTCCTTAGGTGAAAAAGGTGGAGATAAAAAGGCAGATTATTATGTTATTGGAGAAGGTAACAGGACGTCGTTAGATGATAAGGCGACAAACCTGGTTGAGGCCTCTGGGTTAGCCAACATGGTGGTAGAACTTGCCAATGGGTCGGAAATAAAGCGCCGACTTACCGACAGGCGAGGGCGTTTTGAGTTTGAAGAATTGCGTCCAGATAAATGGACACTTAAAATCTACGATAATAATTTACCTGAGTATCACTATCTGGAAAAAGATACCTTTGAATTTGAATTAAAACCTGGCCAGGAAGAAGAGATTTTAGTAAAGGTATTACCCAAGAAGCGCCGTATCCAGATCATAGAGGAAGGTGGGACCTTAAGGTAGAAAAGCGGTAATTGTTCCGCCCTCCTTTGGAACCACTATGGGCTCAGATGAGCCCAGGATAAATATGGCTGATTTTCCCCTTGACATTTAATATTATAGATGATAAAATAAATGTAAGTTGTTACTTAACGAGAGATATTATTGTAGTCATTTATATGAAATTGCTTATATGTCACAACCCATTGGTAGCCAAACGGTTGTAAGGGAAATAAGGGGTAATTTGGCGCCTGAGAGTCAATGGTCCCGGTGACCGCTGAGTATTGATCCGTGACGTAATTACTCAGCCGCAAAGACACGAAGGTACTAAGATTACCGAAGCCAATAGGCAATAGGGAAGAATGCCCTATTGGCTATTGGCTATTGCCTATTGGCTTCGGTAGTCGGTAACCACTGATTACTGACGACCGATAACCGGTGACCGATCACCTGGTTTAGATTTAACGGGCAGCTATTTACCAAAAAAAATAGTTTTTATGTTGCTTTATATAAAAATATATGGTATAATAGAAAT
Protein-coding sequences here:
- a CDS encoding carboxypeptidase regulatory-like domain-containing protein, with the protein product MRRIFSIISLCLLTVTPLEAEERGVEIRGCGKELLETEPGRTITTVFQITNKSAEKQEFTSEVQLPEGWIPVTRDISFELGVNESDIRLVSFFIPQAALADKYEVTYLVKGGGYPSTISNFCTIYIVVLPVARLEVKLLEAPAHIIAGEDYRTSFVVTNECNIENTVSIKIDSGENLPFMVDTEKFTLAPGESKTIKVVVKTEVKMRERVKHFLALTAQVLNDQKIQARAISFVEIIPRIAEAEDWFHRLPVEVTLRQVTSKNEADRSGLRTQISGKGTLDEAGKKHIRFLFSGQDIDEYCLSYRTKDYEFHLGDYGYYLSPLTENNRYGRGITGKLNLSNFSLGASYLKTPEIKPEEKQMAGYIDYLIREKYRIGLNYLKEIGLANDEMVSLEAQLKLAKNTEVELEYALGKKDKEDDKAYWLKVSGGQDWISYYLKFIQAGPDYPGHYGHRDSFLAALTFPLKDNLRLNANFQQEKNKLDGEPLNRDYQLGLNYKSETSPSLSFNWRNRYRGDQLSNSNLDYQEESFEFSIEQRFKKLNLWASAESGKINKRNKGTSHLKRYIASAYFKPTNKQSYRGYLSYDNQGNFTGEKTPCLTAGLTISYQIADRTLFDLDLQTNDYQESYQGGRDIFEIRLSHTLPNGHKIPICGRYTSYKDSPMKDERALTIEYIIPFGLPVSKKDTGMVKGYVYDEETKEPLPDIIIRVNGMTVATDQKGNFVFPSLRPGNYYLHVERMGLNRISVQQTPIEVTVESGEKTWVEIGIVRTAALVGQVMVYGLENNYNHNSLGEKGGDKKADYYVIGEGNRTSLDDKATNLVEASGLANMVVELANGSEIKRRLTDRRGRFEFEELRPDKWTLKIYDNNLPEYHYLEKDTFEFELKPGQEEEILVKVLPKKRRIQIIEEGGTLR